A genomic region of Penaeus vannamei isolate JL-2024 chromosome 42, ASM4276789v1, whole genome shotgun sequence contains the following coding sequences:
- the LOC113821504 gene encoding uncharacterized protein isoform X2, which translates to MENYRKPTVNRYWKRPKPKVYECNVRDAERLYQQSYQDYLKEKEFRAGRATSLGLEPTFYSHLVAGPIRRETSKPPPVPPSYKAQDARESSVEAVTTKLSSHEVVSSYDPAKEAASLEERLARIKRLREELGLPGETQEASRVTTSLSRETRGGASDFESSYKAKSSRANGDDSSYSFKSERTSNYSRPGADDSSYNFKSERSSNYSRPGGGEESSYSLKSERSSRAGAANGLSSDDYSFKSERKTTEYKASPKVERKQLDFDLGSKFERKGLDMSPKMDRKSDDYSFKSSAASSSSSSRARKNVVEKLDFDDDDVDVMSMMKKMPSSQEILDRISKMDLDD; encoded by the coding sequence ATGGAAAATTACCGGAAGCCCACCGTCAACCGCTACTGGAAGCGGCCAAAGCCCAAGGTGTACGAGTGCAATGTGCGCGACGCCGAGCGCTTGTACCAGCAGTCATACCAAGACTACCTGAAGGAGAAGGAGTTCCGCGCCGGGCGCGCCACGTCGCTGGGCCTCGAGCCCACCTTCTATTCGCACCTGGTGGCGGGCCCCATCCGGAGGGAGACCTCCAAGCCGCCGCCGGTGCCGCCCTCCTACAAGGCCCAGGACGCCCGCGAGTCCTCCGTTGAGGCCGTTACCACCAAGCTGAGCTCGCACGAGGTCGTGTCCTCGTACGACCCCGCCAAGGAGGCGGCGAGCCTGGAGGAGCGCCTGGCGCGCATCAAGCGGCTGCGCGAGGAGCTGGGTCTGCCCGGCGAGACGCAGGAGGCGTCGAGGGTGACCACCTCGCTCTCGCGCGAGACCCGCGGCGGCGCCTCTGACTTCGAGAGCTCGTACAAGGCCAAATCCTCGCGCGCCAACGGCGACGACTCGTCCTACAGCTTCAAGTCGGAGCGAACGTCCAACTACTCGCGCCCCGGCGCCGACGACTCGTCCTACAACTTCAAGTCGGAGCGCTCGAGTAACTACTCTCGGCCGGGCGGCGGCGAGGAGTCCTCGTACAGCCTCAAGAGCGAGAGGAGCTCCCGCGCCGGCGCCGCCAACGGTCTCTCGAGCGACGACTACTCCTTCAAGTCGGAGCGCAAGACGACCGAGTACAAGGCGTCGCCGAAGGTCGAGCGCAAGCAGCTGGACTTCGACCTGGGCTCCAAGTTCGAGCGCAAGGGCCTCGACATGTCGCCCAAGATGGACCGCAAGAGCGACGACTACTCGTTCAAGTCGTCGGCCGCCTCGTCCAGCTCGTCGTCCCGCGCCCGCAAGAACGTGGTCGAGAAGCTGGACTTCGACGACGACGACGTCGACGTCATGAGCATGATGAAGAAGATGCCTTCGTCGCAGGAGATCCTCGACCGCATCAGCAAAATGGACCTCGACGACTGA
- the LOC113821504 gene encoding uncharacterized protein isoform X1 gives MSDKEQNKWKRKVPTRIYDYNYKVGESYYNPQKEFIENREFLTQRKAPPPEAQTYAERFASRPFYGKAHGLPYGDEEAQRPFQRRAASAGRARDRASRESDDLPSAGPRAGRARDRTLSFNDDDFDLSVKKALKNFSLDDDLAAPRRTKFSLDDDSDFRVPVRRASTSIDRDLAAEFAIRPENKSELMKKFKALEREFEKANAMERGATSRKVEHNAWNDELSLPGRRSVKRDEVSYTDPDTGAKVHKSSYKESSKFESSSSSSKPPHLPRPPRPSRLLSVDSDSDFKVPSRPRNRRISLGDISSDDMDIKSLASKALGHIRDAGADFESKKFRGAREIRDLRRAKESEELTANINKIIKKMRNHDEGDVNQIKVSRTFRSSSLEPLQRETIVRASPSHRFVYGISRI, from the coding sequence ATGAGCGACAAGGAGCAGAACAAGTGGAAAAGGAAAGTGCCGACGCGCATCTACGACTATAACTACAAGGTGGGCGAGAGCTACTACAACCCGCAGAAGGAGTTCATCGAGAACCGCGAGTTCCTGACGCAGCGGAAGGCGCCCCCGCCCGAGGCGCAGACGTACGCCGAGCGCTTCGCCAGCCGCCCCTTCTACGGCAAGGCGCACGGGCTCCCCTACGGCGACGAGGAGGCGCAGCGGCCCTTCCAGCGGAGGGCGGCCAGCGCGGGCCGCGCCAGGGACCGGGCCAGCCGCGAGAGCGACGACCTCCCGAGCGCGGGCCCGCGCGCCGGCCGCGCCAGGGACCGCACGCTCTCCTTCAACGACGACGACTTCGACCTGAGCGTGAAGAAGGCGCTGAAGAACTTCTCTCTGGATGACGACCTCGCGGCGCCGCGGCGGACCAAGTTCTCGCTCGACGACGACTCCGACTTCAGGGTCCCCGTGCGGCGCGCCTCCACGAGCATCGACCGCGACCTGGCGGCCGAGTTCGCCATCCGGCCCGAGAACAAGTCGGAGCTCATGAAGAAGTTCAAGGCCCTGGAGCGCGAGTTCGAGAAGGCGAACGCCATGGAGCGGGGCGCCACGTCGCGCAAGGTCGAGCACAACGCCTGGAACGACGAGCTCAGCCTGCCGGGCAGGCGCTCCGTCAAGCGGGACGAAGTGTCGTACACGGACCCCGACACGGGCGCCAAGGTGCACAAGAGCTCGTACAAGGAGTCGAGCAAGTTCgagtcgtcgtcctcgtcctcgaagCCGCCGCACCTGCCGCGCCCCCCGCGGCCCTCCCGCCTCCTCAGCGTCGACAGCGACTCGGACTTCAAGGTGCCGTCGCGGCCCCGCAACCGCCGCATCAGCCTGGGCGACATCAGCAGCGACGACATGGACATCAAGAGCCTGGCGTCGAAGGCCCTCGGCCACATCCGCGACGCCGGCGCGGACTTCGAGAGCAAGAAGTTCCGCGGCGCGCGCGAGATCCGCGACCTGCGGCGAGCCAAGGAGTCGGAGGAGCTCACGGCCAACATCAACAAGATCATCAAGAAGATGAGGAACCACGACGAGGGCGACGTGAACCAGATCAAGGTGAGCCGCACGTTCCGCTCCTCGTCGCTGGAGCCGCTGCAGCGGGAGACCATCGTGAGGGCGAGCCCGAGCCACCGCTTCGTCTACGGCATCTCCAGGATCTGA